In the Colletotrichum lupini chromosome 1, complete sequence genome, one interval contains:
- a CDS encoding acetyltransferase, whose protein sequence is MGLTVLPALIPDIPQVYDAYFAAFKGSVILDILFPTGIDEAFREGHTKHTVEYWHKTSTQYTIKCVDVETGEVVGMALWDAFLKERTPEEYRSPGAVWLQGEQRARADELINPLSAAKEKLWAGRKYVYCHIIAVKPEHQRKGVGALLTKWGLDMAELAGLPVYLESSEEGFGLYKRLGFEVLQDKIVHRGGLVGKDKDVEVPLMVKMPSAAKGLTFEEWRAQGYPSFQ, encoded by the exons ATGGGCCTCACCGTTCTACCCGCTTTAATCCCCGACATCCCCCAGGTGTACGATGCCTATTTTGCGGCCTTCAAGGGGTCGGTAATCCTCGACATCCTGTTTCCGACGGGGATTGACGAGGCTTTCCGTGAGGGTCATACGAAACACACTGTCGAGTACTGGCACAAGACCAGCACCCAGTACACCATCAAGTGCGTTGATGTCGAGACTGGCGAGGTCGTCGGCATGGCCCTTTGGGACGCGTTTCTCAAGGAGCGCACACCAGAGGAGTACAGGAGCCCTGGCGCCGTTTGGCTCCAAGGCGAGCAGAGAGCTCGCGCCGATGAGTTAATCAACCCGCTCAGCGCAGCCAAAGAAAAGCTTTGGGCTGGCCGAAAATACGTTT ACTGTCATATCATTGCAGTGAAGCCTGAACACCAAAGAAAAGGCGTAGGCGCCCTTTTGACGAAATGGGGCCTCGATATGGCCGAGCTGGCGGGACTTCCCGTCTACCTCGAGTCGTCTGAAGAAGGATTCGGCCTCTACAAACGCCTGGGTTTTGAAGTGCTCCAAGACAAGATCGTGCACCGCGGAGGGCTAGTGGGCAAGGATAAGGACGTTGAAGTTCCTCTGATGGTAAAGATGCCGTCTGCCGCCAAGGGTTTGACTTTCGAAGAGTGGCGTGCTCAAGGATACCCGTCTTTCCAATAA
- a CDS encoding AMP-binding enzyme, which produces MAAEASTTPVSEPLAPTQKLSILHGPRDPPLVDLSLGELLELQTYQHGTKECLVIPWTGARWTYNELNQQSLLLAQALLEMGIKAGDRVGVMAGNCEQYAAIFFAVSRIGAILVILNNTYTPSEAMYAVEFSECKILFTTKQIGRLDNTKFLSQIANKINGPKIVMIRGDTSGYQTYDDLIKSSSRQSPRELHLAMSKVVPHQVCNLQFTSGTTGRPKAAMLTHHNVVNNARFIGDRMRLTPDDVLCCPPPLFHCFGLVLGLLSVITHGAKIVYPAEVFDTKATLKAILEEDCTALHGVPAMFDSLFQAAPDDFKSSKIRTGIVAGAPVPRYLMELMVNRLGMREFTSSYGLTEASPTCFNAFTDDALGKRLTTVGTLMPHASAKIVDRDGNVVPMGQRGELCMAGYQLQAGYWNNSEKTNEVMVRDSAGVLWLHTGDEAVFDDAGYCSITGRFKDIIIRGGENIYPLEIEERLMAHPSISQAIVVGLKDEHYGEVVGAFVQRAENADKPSFQELKDWVRQRLGGHKSPAHIFWLGEDGVPANVPLTGSGKVRKFEIAKVGDEILKKSRTVSAKL; this is translated from the exons ATGGCCGCAGAAGCATCAACAACCCCGGTATCCGAGCCTTTGGCTCCCACTCAGAAGCTGTCCATCCTCCACGGACCCCGCGATCCTCCTCTGGTTGACCTCAGTCTCGGTGAGCTGCTGGAGCTCCAGACCTACCAGCACGGCACCAAGGAATGCTTGGTGATTCCTTGGACTGGTGCACGATGGACCTACAATGAGCTCAACCAGCAGAGCTTGCTGCTCGCGCAGGCCCTACTCGAGATGGGCATCAAGGCCGGTGACAGAGTCGGTGTTATGGCAGGCAACTGCGAGCAATACGCCGCCATCTTCTTTGCAGTCTCTAGAATCGGTGCTATTCTCGTTATTCTGAACAACACGTACACTCCCAGCGAGGCCATGTACGCTGTTGAGTTCTCAG AATGCAAGATTCTCTTCACCACCAAGCAGATTGGCAGACTCGACAACACCAAGTTCTTGAGCCAAATAGCGAACAAGATCAACGGGCCCAAGATTGTCATGATTCGGGGCGACACGAGCGGATATCAGACATACGACGACCTCATCAAGTCGAGCTCAAGGCAGAGCCCGAGAGAGCTTCACCTGGCCATGAGCAAGGTGGTGCCGCATCAAGTATGCAACCTCCAGTTCACCAGTGGTACCACTGGCCGTCCCAAGGCCGCCATGCTTACCCATCA CAACGTCGTTAACAACGCTCGTTTCATTGGTGATCGCATGCGCCTCACCCCGGACGACGTGCTGTGCTGCCCTCCCCCTCTGTTCCACTGCTTCGGTCTTGTCCTCGGCCTCTTGTCTGTCATCACGCACGGTGCCAAGATTGTTTACCCCGCGGAAGTTTTCGACACCAAGGCGACACTCAAGGCCATTCTCGAGGAGGACTGCACAGCACTCCACGGCGTGCCTGCCATGTTCGATTCCCTGTTCCAGGCAGCACCTGATGACTTCAAGTCATCCAAGATCCGCACCGGAATCGTGGCCGGCGCCCCTGTCCCCAGATATCTGATGGAGTTGATGGTCAACCGTCTCGGTATGAGAGAGTTCACCAGCAGTTACGGTCTGACCGAGGCATCGCCTACCTGCTTCAACGCCTTCACCGACGATGCCTTGGGTAAGAGACTGACCACCGTCGGTACGCTCATGCCCCATGCCTCGGCCAAGATTGTCGACAGAGACGGCAACGTTGTGCCCATGGGCCAGCGCGGAGAGCTTTGCATGGCCGGGTACCAGCTGCAGGCTGGCTACTGGAATAACTCGGAGAAGACCAACGAGGTCATGGTCCGTGACTCTGCAGGTGTCTTGTGGCTGCACACTGGTGACGAGGCCGTCTTTGACGACGCCGGATACTGCTCAATCACCGGCCGCTTCAAGGACATCATCATCCGAG GTGGCGAGAACATCTACCCGCTCGAGATTGAAGAGCGCCTCATGGCCCACCCGTCCATCTCCCAGGCCATCGTCGTCGGCCTCAAGGACGAGCACTACGGCGAGGTCGTCGGTGCCTTTGTGCAGCGCGCCGAGAACGCGGACAAGCCTTCGTTCCAGGAGCTCAAGGACTGGGTCCGCCAGCGCCTCGGCGGCCACAAGAGCCCTGCGCACATTTTCTGGCTCGGTGAGGACGGCGTGCCGGCCAACGTGCCCCTCACGGGCAGCGGCAAGGTGCGCAAGTTTGAGATTGCCAAGGTGGGCGACGAGATTCTCAAGAAGAGCAGAACCGTCTCTGCCAAGTTGTAA